A stretch of Desulfobacter hydrogenophilus DNA encodes these proteins:
- a CDS encoding molybdopterin cofactor-binding domain-containing protein: protein MINPDTTYHVMGLTRYVDDRDFPARGLHCVVFFSPLARGKIRDVDTSAARDVPGVAFILTAKDIPGVNQIGGIIPDEVLLAEDEVVFVGMPVAAVYAWTEEAAREAVGLIKIDIAQEIPVLDPREAYNRNELIAPVRTFTLGDVEEAIASAAYVAKGRVESGAQEHFYLEGQVTVATPSEEGNLHLSSGTQAPTSVQRCVAKVCGLAMNRIEVDVRRLGGAFGGKEVQANTWACFAALGAQKSGVPCRMVLRRSDDMLATGKRHPYSSDFTLALDGEGNFLAFKVMYYQNAGAAADLSTSILERTLFHATGSYYVPNVHATAASCRTNITPNTAFRGFGGPQGMFVFESAIREASRISGIRVETLQRKNLLKTGDFFAYGMAAENAQAQHCWDRAYDHYDLPKRMGAIDAAQRAEKASGQVSRYGKGYALMPVCFGISFTTIFLNQARAHIHVYTDGSVGVSTGAVEMGQGVNHKIREIVVNSLGIAPGQVKLESTNTTRVSNTSPTAASSGTDLNGAAALMACEMIKARLFKFMAEEYQCTSEDFFLKKGRLYKAGKACGVAWEDLVIQAYGSRVQLSAEAHYATPDLFFDTSIEKGRPFAYHTYGTAYFEAEVDRLLGTYRIEKAYVVHDLGRSINPLIDLGQVEGGMVQGIGWMTMEEMRYAETGRPLTATAGTYKMPDISSVPLDMQVKFLEDDYNDRAVKGSKAVGEPPFMYGIGAFFAIKMAAGCETPSYCAPMTPERLFGELRGMV, encoded by the coding sequence ATGATCAATCCCGATACCACCTATCATGTGATGGGGCTTACCCGCTATGTGGATGACAGGGATTTTCCCGCCCGGGGATTGCATTGTGTTGTTTTCTTCTCTCCTCTGGCCAGGGGAAAAATTCGGGATGTGGATACCTCCGCCGCCAGGGACGTGCCGGGTGTGGCGTTCATCCTTACCGCAAAAGATATTCCCGGGGTAAATCAGATCGGCGGCATAATTCCGGACGAAGTGCTCCTGGCCGAGGATGAGGTGGTTTTTGTGGGTATGCCGGTGGCCGCCGTTTATGCCTGGACCGAGGAGGCTGCCCGGGAGGCGGTGGGGCTCATTAAAATTGATATTGCCCAAGAAATCCCTGTTCTGGATCCCCGGGAAGCCTATAACCGGAATGAATTGATTGCCCCGGTACGAACTTTTACTCTGGGCGATGTGGAAGAAGCCATTGCGTCTGCAGCCTATGTGGCCAAGGGGAGGGTCGAATCGGGCGCCCAGGAGCACTTTTACCTGGAGGGCCAGGTCACCGTAGCGACTCCCTCGGAGGAGGGGAATCTCCATCTCTCTTCCGGTACCCAGGCGCCCACTTCGGTGCAGCGATGCGTTGCCAAGGTTTGCGGATTGGCCATGAATCGGATTGAAGTGGATGTTCGACGACTGGGAGGCGCCTTTGGGGGCAAGGAGGTCCAAGCCAATACCTGGGCCTGTTTTGCCGCCCTGGGGGCTCAAAAATCGGGCGTCCCCTGCCGTATGGTTTTAAGACGTTCCGACGATATGTTGGCCACAGGCAAGCGGCATCCTTATAGCTCGGATTTTACCCTGGCCCTGGATGGGGAAGGAAATTTTTTGGCCTTCAAGGTTATGTATTATCAGAATGCGGGAGCTGCGGCCGACTTGTCTACGTCTATTTTGGAACGAACCCTGTTCCATGCCACCGGATCTTATTACGTGCCCAACGTACATGCCACGGCAGCCTCCTGCCGCACCAACATAACCCCGAACACCGCCTTCCGGGGATTTGGTGGTCCCCAGGGCATGTTCGTCTTTGAATCGGCCATCCGGGAGGCCTCCCGCATCAGCGGAATTCGTGTCGAAACACTGCAGCGGAAAAACCTTCTTAAAACCGGGGATTTTTTTGCCTATGGTATGGCTGCGGAGAATGCCCAGGCCCAACACTGTTGGGACAGGGCATATGACCATTACGACCTGCCAAAACGAATGGGTGCCATTGACGCCGCCCAAAGAGCGGAGAAGGCTTCCGGTCAGGTCTCCCGCTACGGCAAAGGGTATGCCCTGATGCCCGTATGTTTCGGCATAAGCTTTACCACCATATTTTTAAACCAGGCCCGGGCTCATATCCACGTTTACACAGACGGTAGCGTGGGCGTAAGTACGGGTGCTGTGGAAATGGGTCAGGGGGTAAACCACAAAATTCGCGAAATAGTCGTCAACAGCCTGGGAATCGCTCCTGGGCAGGTTAAGCTTGAATCCACCAATACCACCCGTGTTTCCAACACCAGTCCCACCGCCGCCAGCAGCGGAACTGACCTGAATGGAGCGGCCGCCCTGATGGCCTGTGAGATGATAAAAGCGCGTCTCTTTAAATTTATGGCCGAGGAATATCAATGTACCTCGGAGGATTTTTTCCTTAAAAAAGGCCGGTTATATAAAGCGGGTAAAGCCTGTGGGGTCGCTTGGGAGGATTTGGTGATCCAGGCCTATGGTTCCCGGGTGCAGTTAAGCGCCGAAGCCCACTATGCCACGCCGGACCTGTTTTTTGATACATCTATTGAGAAGGGTCGTCCCTTTGCATACCATACCTACGGAACGGCTTATTTTGAGGCTGAAGTGGACCGCTTACTGGGCACCTACAGAATCGAAAAGGCCTATGTGGTGCATGACCTTGGGAGATCCATCAATCCCCTCATCGATCTTGGTCAGGTTGAAGGCGGCATGGTCCAGGGCATTGGATGGATGACCATGGAAGAGATGCGTTACGCAGAGACGGGCAGACCCCTTACGGCCACTGCGGGAACGTATAAAATGCCTGATATCTCTTCTGTTCCTTTGGATATGCAAGTAAAATTTTTGGAAGATGACTATAACGACAGAGCCGTTAAGGGGTCCAAGGCCGTGGGGGAGCCGCCTTTTATGTACGGCATCGGGGCTTTTTTTGCCATAAAGATGGCCGCCGGGTGTGAGACACCCTCCTATTGTGCGCCCATGACGCCCGAGCGTTTGTTTGGGGAATTGAGGGGAATGGTATAG